The genomic interval TCGGATGGAAAAGGTGGAGTTTAGAGAGATATTTTACCTTCAATGCTTCCATTAGGATAAAAAAAGAGACAGATTAGAACTTCAATGTTTCGCTCCTCGTCTTTCATTTTTGatgtaatttcttttgaaaatttcgTATGAATATAAGAGACACATGATGGGTTATGATTCAGGAATCATTATCTGAGGATATGGATATGATGAGCGAGAACAAGAAGTGCTGTCTCGATTGCAAGACTACAAAGACCCCATTGTGGAGAGGTGGGCCTGCTGGGCCCAAGGTGGTTTTCTCCTCATTTCATTTTCCTGGTttttcgtttcatttttttattattttttgacgTGTAGGTTTTTCAGTTCTTTTGACGATTGATTTCTTCACCTGGGTTTGTGATTTTGAGTAGCTGGGTTTctcattatttatgtttatacttcttttttaatcaaattcCTAGCTCCCCATCCTCTTGTTGATCAAGTTATGTGACCATGATTTTTGGGTTGGTTGCTTTTCTTTggtacagatttttttttttcccgaattACCACTACCCATTTGACAGAAAAgtgtatattttttgttttttttttttttcagtcattGTGTAACGCCTGTGGGATCAGATACAGGAAAAGGAGGATTGCTATGGTGGGTTTGAGCGTCGGATCATACAGGAAAAGAGACAGGACACATGATCATGGTACTTGTGCTGCCACCGCCACAACCGCGACGTCTGCTATAACTGTTGGTAATGGAGGCAGAGACCTGAGCATGTCCTTGAAAACAAAGTTAATGGCATTGGGTAAGGATTTGTTGTTGCAAAGGTCACCATCAGTGATGAAGAAACAGAGGTGGCAGAGGAGGAGGAAGCTGAAGGAGGAGGAACAAGCAGCTGTGTCTTTGATGGCCCTATCCAGTGGCTCTGTTTTTGCTTAACGGAACAAGAGCAGAGGGaataacataaaaagaaaaaaggcccTTAACCAACCAACGCATATAATACCTTTTGGTGTCGTTTTAGCTTTTACTTTTTTCCTTGGTTTTCTTTCAATATTCATGGAAGGAAGAGAAGCCCCTTGTTCATCCTATTTGGgcttttaatatatttacattatatatgaaaaagtaGAATGAAAGGGATAGTCAGGGAAAATACAGGGTGATGATTGATGGAATGGCATTCCCTGCTTTTGTTATGTACATATACGCACAAGTAATGATATATTCTGTGTTTCGTATGTGCCGTTCATGCCTGTATGTATGCAAAGCCGGAGGGGAGCGGCATTTCCTGGATCAAAGATGTTTGGAACCATTTAGGAAACCCAATCTCCCTTGAATCAAACTAATCAGGAACCCACTTCAATCCAAAATAATTAGCTATTCACACAACTCTCTTCATTTGCCAATGCTTTTTAGTAATGACAAGTGCTTTATCTGTgaagttaaatttattaattgacgtgatttaataTGGACGGAATGTTACATTATAAAGTTCATTAGTTCTTTTTAGCATAAATATAAGTTCAtgtaacacattttttttttttagcgaaGAACCGGTAGCCACATGTCTAGTGGTCCTGTCTTAAGTTTATTAAAATGTCTTCACTTATATCGGATGGATGtagaaattataaatcaaatatatgGGAGTTCACAAATAAAGAACTAAAAACCTCCCAAAATACAAACCAACCAAAACaagcaagaaaaacaaataaacgcggatctaaacaagcctataagAATAAAACCAATGAAACTAAACAGACCTATAAAAAGGAATGCAATAAAATCTAAACAAGCCTAgataaaaccaaaaccaacaaacCAATAGAAAAACATAAACAGATATAAACAAacctataaataattaaaaacaaaacgaaGGAAGTCTCAAATAGTCAATCCGGATGATGCCTTTTAATCGCAAATAATATAATGTAACACGTAGATTGTTGGTTCTTTTTATCGCaaagaaaatttaatataaCCCAAGTTACACTGATGGGTGAATTTACACTtgtaaaaatttcttttattagtcactattcaccaccccatatcttataaaaaatacatctatactctatgaaaaacactcatacactttatgaaaaagttataagtgtGAAGTGtaagaataaatagtaattgatatataataaatccGCTCTTTTTCATAAGTCACCATTTATCACctcaaatcttataaaaaatacctctATATTCAATGAAAAATACTCATACTTCTTATGAAAAGATTATAGGTGTGAAGTACGAaagtaaatagtaaataatacgTAATAAATTCCGCACTTTTTCAAGAAGTTATCTTCTTATTTCTCGTTTGATGGGAGCAGACACTTTTACTGGTTTGTTTACGTAATGATTGGGAGAGCGAATGATCAGAAAGCTCCACCAGACCTCAAGGCAATAATTCTCAAGGCAACTCGAGACTTTTTGGCTTTAGTTGGAATTACATCTCTTTTTGTTGTTCACTACTTGACTCAAAGAACATAGATTCCGACGAATTATTGACATATTGCTCTTTCTTTCCCTTTATGTCTTACACACCTATAAAATTCCATTGGCTGGATCAGATAATAGAGCCATGGTAGATGTGAAGTTGTTGTCTTTTTACTTCAGAGGTTGACTTCTGACATAAaaatgcctctctctctctctctctctctctccttgaaAGATCTTTCAGATATGATGTTACTGACGccaagaagaagatgaatttgGCCTGATATGATGTTTCTCTCATTCCAGGccctttttttcccttcctaGTTTTGCATTGACATAAAGCGATTTGGCTTTGTGGAAGGAATTTCAAAGAACACAGGAAGGTCTAATACCATGTAATTCTCCATTGATCAAAAGCTCTATAACAGAGACTTGAATACAGTGAGGAGTTTCCTCTTGCCTAATGCATGTGCAATTAAATTGGCTTCTCTTGGAACGTGTCTGATTGACCAGTGTTCATGACATTGTAGCTTGATCCTGATGTCTGTTACTAGCATCTCAAAACAATTCAAATCTTCCATATGACCTTGAACACCCATCACAACTTTCTTTGAATCTCCCTCTAGAATTATTTTCCTCAGTCCCAGCTCACTAACCAAAGGTTGATGCTAGTAGAGGATTTGGGAACAAATCTTGCCTCAGGAAGGTCTAAGATATTGTTGGTTGAGGGGAAAAacgaaaagagagaaaaatgctTTCGTTGAGAGTCGAACTCAAGACCTCCCGCTTACTAAACGGGTGCTCTAACCAACTGAGCTACGAAAGCCAGCTGCTCTGGAAACTGGGGAAATACTGTAATAAACTTCAAATCATTAAAGTCACCAAGCCATgaacttggttttttttttttttttttttttcctcctctcttCAATATGATTTTGGTTAAAAAGACACCCATTAATTCAAGAAGAGTTGTAAGAAATTTGTGAATTATTGGaaggatattttttttcttgtcagtTTCCTCTTaaaacttaggcctcgtttattttcacagatgagataagttgagataaaagttaaaaattgaataaaatattgttagaatatatttttttaatattatttttattttgagatttgaaaagttaaattgtttattttattttgtataagaatttaaaaaaaattgtaatgattaaatgaaatgagatgagatgagtttgagatagattgtaaaaacaaacgaggactAAAGAATCCTAGAACAGCATGCCAAACTTAAACGACAGGGTGAGGCGAGAGTCCTTCACCAACACTCCGGAGGGAAGGAATCATCTCCACTTCAATATATGGTAGCAAGGAAGGTAGCAACTGGCAGAGAATGCCATGGCCCATTGTGGCAAATTCACTGAATATGAAATTGATAAGTTGAGAAACTTCGAAGTCACAGCAAATTTCACTTATTTGGAATGTTCATATATGGAGGCTGCACagaaataatttcaaactataaattgatgtattcCACTTTATTGCATTAGAAAAAATCAATAGACACAGATGGAACAGCCTCAACTCCCAGCCAATAGAGACAGCCACCAGGAGGAACCTAACCACCACTCTCCATGTATTCAAAATAATCAATAAGAGGTCCATTCGCCAACACCCTTTTCAAAGGAACAAAAATTTTCAACAACAGCTCTATACATTTCCTGGGCAGATCCACTACAGAACCCAATCCATCCTACTCTACTTTTCCCTCCCCAAAAACCAGGAAAATGAAATAGAACAACTAAATAGGTAGTCTCTATATCAGGCATACTGGGGCCGTTCAAAACCCAAATGACATCCTCACAGGTATACAGCATCACCATGTCTGAGCGTGTCATGAGTCTCAGGGGAGGGTCAGAATATGAATGAAAGCAAAATCTGGAGATAACAGTGCTcaaagatcacaaaaatatctCCTTCAGGATTAGCAGAACCAACATGATAAAGCACATGATTATGAGCACTGTAGCACACCTCACCATCCCCCCGTGTTTCTGCGTTCTCTCTGCCTGCAATCCCAATGCACcatcatgaaaataaaattttggagagagagagagagagaggcttacaAGAAAATCCAGAATAAAGTGAAAgatgaggaagaaagagaggacCTTCTGCAGCTGCTTTAGCCCCTCCTCCACATTAGTTGCCACATTCTGAATGTTGTAATCTATTCTGTCAACAATGGTGCCCTGTTTCGAGAGAGAAGCTCAATTAGTACTCAAATATGCTGGAGTTGTAAGCTTTTTACAGATAAAACTCATAGAAGGCATCTTCCAACCTGATCTATCACAAGTACCGACAAATCCTTCATAATTTGAGCAAGCTCATTGACGGATTCCACAACCTACATTAGAATAGGCCCCAAAAACATTtgagttttaattaaataagaaagtAGCATCAGATTAGTGTGATTGTAGTGCACAAAGAGCTTTCACTTACCTgttggatctctctctctctttcggcTGTGAAAGCCTCACTTTTTTTGAGCTTGGCCATTTGATGCTCA from Juglans microcarpa x Juglans regia isolate MS1-56 chromosome 4S, Jm3101_v1.0, whole genome shotgun sequence carries:
- the LOC121261958 gene encoding GATA transcription factor 16-like isoform X2, which translates into the protein MDMMSENKKCCLDCKTTKTPLWRGGPAGPKSLCNACGIRYRKRRIAMVGLSVGSYRKRDRTHDHGTCAATATTATSAITVGNGGRDLSMSLKTKLMALGKDLLLQRSPSVMKKQRWQRRRKLKEEEQAAVSLMALSSGSVFA
- the LOC121261958 gene encoding GATA transcription factor 15-like isoform X1 codes for the protein MGEMDRMEKESLSEDMDMMSENKKCCLDCKTTKTPLWRGGPAGPKSLCNACGIRYRKRRIAMVGLSVGSYRKRDRTHDHGTCAATATTATSAITVGNGGRDLSMSLKTKLMALGKDLLLQRSPSVMKKQRWQRRRKLKEEEQAAVSLMALSSGSVFA